In Aspergillus luchuensis IFO 4308 DNA, chromosome 1, nearly complete sequence, the following are encoded in one genomic region:
- a CDS encoding uncharacterized protein (COG:T;~EggNog:ENOG410PII6;~InterPro:IPR019826,IPR002018,IPR029058;~MEROPS:MER0030934;~PFAM:PF00135;~SECRETED:SignalP(1-18)) gives MMPKLAVALLALLAVGNAAPTKVARSAASPTAQVRNGTYVGVTNTHYQQDFFLGMPYAQQPLGDLRFTVPQSLNESWSGERDAKEYSDICVGYGTDSIWYPQSEACLTLNVIRDSSANENSKLPVGVWIHGGGFFEGSSADQRYNMSAIVANSYKIGKPFIAVSLNYRLSAWGFLSSSQVWGTGNTNLGIRDQRLALHWIKENIAAFGGDPEKITIWGESAGAMSVGYHLAAYGGRDDGLFRAGIMESGATITASPGNYTGYQALYDELAAQVGCSNVVDSLQCLREVPFEKLNAALNTTSGNSEFNFGPVIDGDIIREWGSLQLDKHEFVKVPILAGTNTDEGTAFGPTGINTTEEFYAYLTDGESGFQLPPTIAQEILQLYPDDPALGIPEFLGDSRVPSEGYQWRRTCAYAGDYVMHANRRRQCEAWTETSTPAYCYRFNMRAADVPILSGATHFEEVAFVFNNIAGLGYHYGKPFAGMPESYVQLSNLMTSMWASFIHDLDPNSGIKDSDVQWQPYGKDQPVDLVFDANVTSYSYMEPDTWRKEGIDYINSVANAYWR, from the exons ATGATGCCAAAACTCGCTGTTGCTCTTCTCGCGTTACTTGCCGTGGGCAATGCGGCGCCAACTAAAGTGGCCCGCTCCGCGGCCAGTCCTACGGCCCAGGTTCGCAACGGCACATATGTCGGAGTGACGAATACACATTACCAGCAAGATTTCTTTCTGGGAATGCCGTATGCTCAGCAACCTTTGGGTGACTTGCGATTCACGGTGCCTCAGTCCTTGAATGAGAGCTGGAGCGGGGAGCGCGACGCAAAGGAGTATTCCGACATCTGTGTAGGATACGGG ACCGATTCAATTTGGTACCCACAGTCCGAAGCGTGTCTGACCTTGAATGTCATCCGCGATTCTTCTGCAAATGAGAACTCGAAGCTCCCTGTGGGCGTTTGGATACATGGCGGTGGTTTCTTTGAGGGATCCAGTGCTGACCAGCGCTACAACATGTCCGCGATTGTCGCCAACTCCTATAAAATCG GGAAGCCATTCATTGCAGTCAGCTTAAACTATCGCCTTTCGGCATGGGGCTTTTTGAGCTCCAGTCAAGTCTGGGGCACTGGGAATACCAACCTAGGCATCAGGGACCAGAGGCTAGCACTCCATTGGATCAAGGAGAATATTGCAGCGTTCGGAGGAGACCCAGAGAAGATCACCATCTGGGGCGAGTCCGCCGGGGCGATGTCTGTTGGCTATCACCTTGCAGCATACGGCGGGAGAGACGACGGGCTCTTTCGTGCAGGCATCATGGAATCGGGAGCGACTATTACTGCTAGTCCAGGCAACTATACCGGGTATCAAGCGCTCTATGATGAGCTCGCGGCCCAAGTCGGTTGCTCCAATGTAGTAGACTCTTTGCAGTGTCTGCGCGAAGTTCCCTTCGAGAAATTGAACGCTGCTCTCAACACCACAAGTGGCAACTCGGAGTTCAATTTCGGGCCTGTCATTGATGGAGATATCATCAGAGAATGGGGTAGCCTCCAGCTAGACAAGCATGAATTCGTCAAAGTCCCTATTCTTGCAGGTACCAATACCGACGAAGGAACAGCCTTCGGCCCCACGGGTATTAACACGACAGAGGAGTTCTATGCATATCTAACAG ATGGTGAATCTGGATTCCAGCTACCCCCCACGATCGCCCAGGAAATCCTGCAGCTCTACCCCGATGATCCAGCACTGGGTATCCCCGAATTCCTCGGAGACAGTCGAGTCCCGTCCGAAGGCTACCAATGGCGGCGCACCTGTGCATACGCAGGGGACTATGTAATGCATGCCAACCGGCGGCGACAATGTGAGGCGTGGACAGAGACCTCGACGCCGGCGTACTGTTATCGATTCAACATGCGCGCGGCCGATGTCCCCATCCTGTCTGGCGCCACCCATTTCGAAGAGGTTGCCTTTGTGTTCAACAACATTGCAGGACTTGGGTACCATTACGGAAAGCCATTCGCAGGGATGCCCGAGTCCTACGTACAGCTAAGCAATTTGATGACCAGCATGTGGGCATCGTTCATCCACGATTTAGATCCTAATTCGGGCATCAAGGACTCCGATGTACAGTGGCAACCGTACGGGAAGGATCAGCCGGTTGATCTGGTGTTTGATGCGAATGTCACGAGCTACAGCTACATGGAGCCAGACACGTGGCGGAAGGAGGGGATCGACTATATCAATTCCGTGGCCAACGCGTACTGGCGATAA
- a CDS encoding uncharacterized protein (COG:S;~EggNog:ENOG410QEAN;~InterPro:IPR032710), producing MHWIIPSQAVPLASLPEPSDEVDSVMAVIQGFLAALRTKNPVDFEKYCVRAGGMSVWPPSPTLPRFCTIGAFVEQVTRIQDEIDERIWDPEVKVYSPGNMAAVWAPFRAKVNGVVHHVGVELFILHKVNGVWKVTGLADSCRQPTEEEKMLLP from the coding sequence ATGCATTGGATAATACCAAGCCAGGCGGTCCCCCTGGCAAGCTTGCCCGAGCCTTCCGACGAAGTTGATTCCGTCATGGCTGTCATTCAAGGATTTCTAGCTGCACTGAGGACCAAAAATCCTGTTGACTTCGAGAAATACTGTGTTCGGGCAGGAGGAATGTCTGTTTGGCCACCATCCCCCACCCTTCCTCGCTTTTGTACCATTGGGGCTTTCGTGGAGCAAGTGACGCGGATTCAGGACGAAATCGACGAGCGCATCTGGGATCCAGAGGTGAAGGTATACTCGCCTGGAAACATGGCTGCAGTATGGGCACCTTTTCGAGCAAAGGTCAATGGGGTCGTGCATCATGTGGGCGTTGAGCTTTTCATTCTTCATAAAGTCAACGGTGTATGGAAAGTGACAGGGCTGGCGGATTCATGTCGGCAGCCaacggaggaagaaaagatgTTGTTGCCATAG
- the GCS1_1 gene encoding glutamate--cysteine ligase (BUSCO:EOG09261DGU;~COG:H;~EggNog:ENOG410PFP6;~InterPro:IPR014746,IPR004308;~PFAM:PF03074;~TransMembrane:1 (o463-485i);~go_function: GO:0003824 - catalytic activity [Evidence IEA];~go_function: GO:0004357 - glutamate-cysteine ligase activity [Evidence IEA];~go_process: GO:0006750 - glutathione biosynthetic process [Evidence IEA]) produces MGLLALGTALDWPEAKKRADQVRKWGIEQLLANWHRAKGKERNALLWGDEVEYLVVAVDDESKKARLSLAQADILKSLAEDEASWKEGTSPLSQNKEHEGEEPPHFHPEFGRFMLEATPGKPWGIDFKDLLKVESNMKWRREVAKAHMAPNESPITLTTFPRLGTKDDYIQPYYPPSGPALRSQFVPDEIANPHIRFPTLAANIRSRRGRKIELNVPVYKDSNTPDPFLDPTVDYDLHNWPEDDDVRNGAAKEGHVYMDAMAFGMGSCCLQITFQAKNMTEGRKLYDQLSPLGPILLALTAATPIYKGFLVDTDVRWNQISGAVDDRTREELGELPLKNDRWRIPKSRYASNSTYISQDPRLRKEYLDPDLIVDQDIKKRLMDDGMDDLLATHFAHLFIRDPLVIFSEDLEELDLNKADHFENLQSTNWQHMRFKPPPPDKDDIGWRVEFRSMEIQMTDFENAAFSIFIVLVTRAILSFDLNFYIPIQRTTENMETAHLRNAVLEQKFYFRKDPFSRRRPNQQSPGGSNVSSTTSSAHNTPPPSPPLSPVESEYDLMTISDIINGSPDGSFPGLIPLVESYLNSVNVDVETRCSLASYLDLIRKRANGTLWTGAKWIREFVASHPGYKHDSAVSEEICYDLVKAVDEMTVKEGKHGTVGWELLRGKKN; encoded by the exons ATGGGCTTGCT AGCGCTTGGGACGGCTTTGGACTGGCCagaagccaagaagagagCGGATCAGGTTCGCAAATGGGGAATTGAG CAATTACTTGCCAATTGGCACAGAGCCAAGGGAAAGGAACGGAACGCCCTTCTTTGGGGTGACGAG GTCGAGTATCTCGTCGTAGCAGTCGATGATGAGAGCAAAAAGGCCCGCTTATCTCTCGCTCAGGCCGATATCCTCAAGTCGCTCGCTGAGGACGAAGCAtcatggaaagaaggaactTCTCCTCTATCCCAGAATAAGGAACA tgagggtgaggagccACCTCATTTTCACCCTGAATTTGGCCGATTCATGCTGGAAGCCACTCCGGGTAAGCCCTGGGGCATCGACTTCAAGGATTTACTGAAAGTAGAATCCAATATGAAGTGGCG GCGTGAGGTTGCAAAGGCTCACATGGCACCAAATGAGAGTCCtatcaccctcaccacatTCCCTCGTCTGGGGACAAAAGACGACTATATTCAGCCTTATTATCCCCCATCGGGTCCCGCATTGCGATCGCAGTTTGTTCCCGATGAAATCGCTAACCCCCATATTCGATTTCCAACCTTGGCGGCCAATATAAGGTCAAGGAGAGGCCGGAAAATCGAGCTGAATGTGCCAGTCTATAAGGACTCAAACACGCCCGATCCCTTTTTGGATCCGACTGTGGACTATGACCTCCACAACTGgcccgaggatgatgatgtccgaAATGGCGCGGCTAAGGAGGGTCATGTTTACATGGACGCCATGGCATTCGGCATGGGAAGTTGCTGTCTCCAGATAACTTTTCAAGCGAAGAACATGACGGAAGGGAGAAAGTTGTACGATCAACTGAGTCCACTGGGGCCTATCCTTTTGGCTCTCACTGCCGCCACTCCGATATACAAGGGTTTCCTCGTCGACACAGATGTCCGTTGGAATCAGATCAGTGGAGCTGTTGATGACCGGACACGGGAGGAGCTTGGTGAACTT CCCCTGAAGAACGATAGATGGAGGATCCCCAAATCCCGATATGCTTCGAACTCGACTTATATCTCACAAGATCCCAGATTgagaaaagaatatctgGATCCCGATCTTATCGTTGATCAAGATATCAAGAAGCGATTGATGGATGACGGCATGGATGATCTCTTGGCGACACATTTCGCGCACCTGTTTATTCGTGATCCACTGGTTATATTCTCGGAAGAtctcgaggagctggactTGAACAAAGCAGATCACTTCGAGAACCTGCAGTCGACCAATTGGCAGCATATGCGTTTCAAGCCGCCGCCACCTGACAAAGATGACATCGGCTGGCGAGTTGAATTCCGATCCATGGAAATTCAGATGACCGACTTTGAGAACGCCGCCTTCAGTATCTTTATTGTGCTTGTGACCCGTGCAATCTTGAGTTTCGATCTCAATTTCTACATCCCGATCCAGCGTACGACAGAGAACATGGAAACTGCGCACCTTCGAAATGCAGTGTTGGAACAAAAGTTCTACTTCCGCAAAGACCCATTCTCTCGTCGCAGACCGAACCAGCAATCGCCAGGTGGTAGCAATGTCTCCTCTACGACATCCTCTGCTCATAACACGCCACCTCCATCACCGCCACTATCTCCAGTGGAGTCTGAGTATGATCTCATGACGATTTCCGATATTATTAACGGTTCCCCTGATGGATCATTCCCTGGATTGATCCCGCTCGTCGAATCCTACTTGAACAGTGTCAATGTGGATGTTGAGACACGGTGTTCTCTAGCCAGCTACCTTGACTTGATACGTAAGCGTGCGAACGGTACCCTTTGGACTGGAGCCAAATGGATCCGCGAGTTCGTTGCGTCACATCCTGGGTATAAGCATGACAGTGCTGTATCCGAGGAGATTTGCTACGACTTGGTGAAGGCTGTGGACGAGATGACTGTCAAAGAAGGCAAACACGGTACAGTTGGGTGGGAGCTCCTCAGAGGCAAGAAGAATTAG
- a CDS encoding NADH dehydrogenase [ubiquinone] 1 beta subcomplex subunit 7 (COG:C;~EggNog:ENOG410PQX2;~InterPro:IPR008698;~PFAM:PF05676;~go_component: GO:0005739 - mitochondrion [Evidence IEA];~go_function: GO:0003954 - NADH dehydrogenase activity [Evidence IEA];~go_function: GO:0008137 - NADH dehydrogenase (ubiquinone) activity [Evidence IEA]), whose amino-acid sequence MTAAESVKSAVGLADSTAASRQEMSDARLPLQYRDSCAGLLIPLNRCRQQEYYLPWKCEDERHSYEKCQYEEFKKRVAKMEELRAAKGGARSN is encoded by the exons ATGACTGCCGCCGAGTCTGTGAAGAGTGCCGTTGGGCTTGCGGATAGCACCG CTGCCTCCCGCCAGGAAATGTCGGATGCTCGTCTTCCCCTCCAATACCGTGACTCTTGCGCAGGCCTCCTGATCCCATTGAACCGCTGCCGCCAGCAAGAATACTACCTTCCCTGGAAGTGCGAG GATGAAAGACACAGCTACGAGAAGTGCCAATACGAGGAGTTCAAGAAGCGTGTTGCTAAGATGGAAGAGCTCCGCGCCGCTAAGGGTGGTGCCCGGAGCAACTAA
- a CDS encoding putative APSES transcription factor (COG:K;~EggNog:ENOG410PGHG;~InterPro:IPR018004,IPR002110,IPR036887,IPR020683, IPR029793,IPR036770,IPR003163;~PFAM:PF00023,PF13637,PF13606;~go_component: GO:0030907 - MBF transcription complex [Evidence IEA];~go_function: GO:0003677 - DNA binding [Evidence IEA];~go_function: GO:0005515 - protein binding [Evidence IEA];~go_process: GO:0000083 - regulation of transcription involved in G1/S transition of mitotic cell cycle [Evidence IEA]), producing MAAVDFSKVYSATYSSVPVYEFKLDGDSVMRRRSDDWINATHILKVAGFDKPARTRILEREVQKGVHEKVQGGYGKYQGTWIPLPEGRMLAERNNIIDKLRPIFDYVAGDRSPPPAPKHTTAASSKPRAPKNTNKRVATEEVVPAPKPHRSMAPPAYPPYEPYEMSQGFDEDESLEQATLESSSMIADEEIMVMSQNGTYSRKRKRGINEAPAISISEQEHILYGDQLLDYFMTVGDAPEATRIPPPQPPANFQVDRAIDDSGNTALHWACAMGDLEIVRDLLRRGANIRALSDQEETPLVRAVLFTNNYEKRTFPPLLELLLDTVSFRDWFGATLFHHIAETTRSKGKWKSSRYYCEVLLDKLRVTFSAEEVDLLLSCQDQNGDTAALIAARNGAFRLVDLLLARCPRAGDLINNKGEAASTIVRRVPPNERDIPLPPSSITMGNDQLDPDIKAPVTSDHLLPSLPQDSSPTTSALMSKIAVIMSEANKKLTASYGSSKANQQDSDDVANPEALYAQLESDRQKIQKQVGMLVAKEAEEESIDTQLDRYEQLKNSYESLLEQIHQARLRERIASTPVPEKGDTGSDQDQLRRTYLMARQLCSAQKARRAAVKDLVQQTADAGVSTKFDVHRKLVALATGLKEEDLDPMAAELAETLEFDRMNGKATGAESPDPEARESATFPIPGPTVSVDA from the exons ATGGCGGCCGTGGACTTCTCCAAAGTCTACTCTGCCACTTATAGCAGT GTCCCGGTTTATGAGTTCAAACTCGATGGCGACAGTGTCATGCGAAGACGTTCCGATGACTGGATAAATGCTACACATATTCTGAAAGTTGCCGGGTTTGACAAGCCTGCGAGGACTCGCATCCTAGAACGCGAGGTGCAGAAAGGGGTCCATGAAAAGGTGCAAGGTGGCTATGGAAAATATCAAG GGACTTGGATTCCGCTTCCTGAGGGCCGTATGCTCGCCGAgcgcaacaacatcatcgacaAGTTAAGGCCGATATTCGACTATGTCGCTGGAGATCGCAGTCCACCACCTGCCCCGAAACATACCACTGCAGCCTCGTCGAAGCCAAGAGCCCCAAAGAATACAAACAAGAGAGTCGCAACCGAAGAAGTTGTCCCTGCTCCAAAACCGCACCGAAGTATGGCACCGCCCGCCTATCCACCCTATGAACCCTATGAAATGAGCCAAGGattcgacgaggatgaatcTTTAGAACAAGCAACGCTTGAGTCATCGTCTATGATTGCAGATGAAGAGATTATGGTAATGTCTCAGAATGGTACATATTCACGGAAGCGCAAGCGTGGGATAAACGAGGCTCCGGCAATCTCTATTAGTGAACAGGAGCATATACTCTATGGTGATCAACTGTTGGACTATTTCATGACGGTAGGGGATGCTCCGGAAGCGACACGTATTCCTCCCCCACAACCGCCAGCCAATTTCCAGGTCGACCGCGCAATTGACGATTCTGGAAATACTGCTCTCCATTGGGCATGTGCCATGGGTGACCTAGAAATTGTGAGGGATCTACTTCGGAGAGGAGCAAATATCAGAGCTCTATCTGATCAGGAGGAGACACCTCTCGTGCGTGCCGTGCTGTTCACGAACAATTATGAGAAGAGAACGTTTCCACCGCTCCTAGAACTTCTCTTGGACACAGTCTCATTCCGAGACTGGTTCGGCGCTACTCTATTCCACCACATAGCAGAAACTACTCGGAGCAAAGGAAAATGGAAGAGCTCGCGATATTACTGCGAAGTATTGCTAGATAAGCTACGCGTTACGTTTTCGGCCGAGGAAGTTGATTTATTGCTGTCCTGTCAGGATCAGAATGGGGACACTGCTGCTCTTATTGCCGCTCGAAATGGCGCGTTTCGCTTGGTTGACCTACTACTCGCGCGGTGTCCGCGAGCTGGTGACCTTATAAACAATAAAGGCGAGGCAGCCTCAACTATCGTTCGACGGGTACCACCTAATGAGCGCGacatccctcttcccccttcGTCTATTACGATGGGTAATGATCAATTAGATCCGGACATTAAGGCACCTGTTACATCAGATCACCTGCTTCCCAGCCTTCCGCAGGACTCCTCCCCTACTACCTCGGCATTAATGTCTAAGATCGCCGTCATTATGTCCGAAGCGAACAAGAAACTCACCGCAAGCTATGGCAGCTCCAAGGCAAACCAGCAAGATTCAGACGATGTTGCGAACCCGGAAGCACTGTATGCGCAACTTGAATCGGATCGACAAAAGATCCAGAAACAGGTCGGTATGCTGGTAGcgaaagaagccgaagaagagtcAATCGACACGCAGCTTGATCGCTACGAGCAATTGAAAAACAGCTACGAATCACTCTTGGAGCAAATCCACCAGGCTCGACTCAGAGAGAGGATCGCCTCAACGCCAGTGCCCGAGAAGGGGGATACTGGATCTGACCAGGACCAACTACGTCGCACATACCTTATGGCTCGTCAATTGTGCTCTGCCCAAAAGGCTCGGCGCGCTGCCGTGAAGGATCTTGTCCAACAGACAGCCGATGCGGGTGTAAGCACCAAGTTCGATGTCCATCGCAAGTTGGTAGCACTTGCCACCGGCCTCAAAGAGGAAGATTTAGATCCAATGGCCGCAGAGCTGGCTGAAACACTCGAGTTCGATCGAATGAATGGGAAGGCTACAGGAGCCGAATCACCAGATCCAGAGGCCAGGGAATCGGCCACATTCCCCATTCCTGGTCCAACAGTATCTGTGGACGCCTGA
- a CDS encoding Zn(II)2Cys6 transcription factor (COG:K;~EggNog:ENOG410PVXP;~InterPro:IPR036864,IPR021858,IPR001138;~PFAM:PF00172,PF11951;~go_function: GO:0000981 - DNA-binding transcription factor activity, RNA polymerase II-specific [Evidence IEA];~go_function: GO:0008270 - zinc ion binding [Evidence IEA];~go_process: GO:0006355 - regulation of transcription, DNA-templated [Evidence IEA]) gives MEVHTLVCAPGKPLPPAQPQLSAAAAPEKRKRVRRWHHRGFTGCSTCRRRHVRCDEASPSCKNCTRLGLECDGTQGRMTFKVYGPPQADSSPATAKKCDKKIKSEGDKQVKQEPAGDENEPFETLVVSPTTVSDLKPIKYRFQDPISPAEFLSSSLDCVEGRYYTHFVDQVSTLLLIYDNSNNINPYRRFFPELARSSTSMASAMQAMGALHLANTSKGQQRNKHFQQAMSNYGEVVKSFRTRYTDPNHSVRLTDFATCLLLSLFEMMDSQHHNWAIHLKGAREIYRILFTPNDDPDKEAKRLAEINHPLRPFLVSLLSYLDVAGACATSEGTVVEGSYWTTHGGGWEYNLGTPSLSTEQPAYSHHLVELRQCWSAMMEIQAAISAFGKAKQDGLMPFEQQDLVYHELLQRLVQWRLNAPQALQMLGELDDESLRQYPYPDVLEYAGCIEAYEKATNIFLHRVGAAGRPDIQPQRALLDMLATRILALIGKLAKDVGQLAVLWPLFTAGRESRNESEQKFVRQTMTDLQRFGFKNVDKALEELEQAWFKQRAFPEGWIDTMDDIRSSILLP, from the exons ATGGAAGTTCATACGTTGGTTTGTGCGCCGGGGAAGCCTCTTCCCCCCGCACAACCCCAGCTTTCCGCAGCCGCAGCGcctgagaaaagaaagcggGTCCGTCGATGGCATCACCGAGGATTTACAGGCTGTTCGACATGTCGTCGACGCCACGTCCGCTGCGACGAAGCATCGCCGTCTTGCAAAAACTGTACACGCCTGGGTCTTGAATGCGATGGCACTCAGGGTCGTATGACCTTCAAAGTCTACGGACCGCCGCAAGCGGATTCGTCTCCCGCCACCGCCAAGAAATGCGACAAAAAGATCAAGAGCGAAGGGGACAAGCAAGTGAAGCAGGAGCCAGCAGGAGACGAGAATGAGCCCTTCGAAACATTAGTTGTGTCTCCAACAACTGTGTCCGACCTGAAGCCTATAAAATATCGCTTTCAAGACCCCATCTCTCCCGCCGAGTTTTTATCCTCGTCACTGGACTGCGTCGAAGGCCGGTATTACACTCATTTCGTCGACCAGGTCTCTACTCTACTCCTCATCTATGATAATTCGAACAACATAAATCCCTACCGAAGATTCTTCCCTGAGCTCGCTCGATCCTCAACGTCAATGGCTAGCGCTATGCAAGCCATGGGTGCGTTGCACCTTGCCAATACATCTAAAGGGCAACAGCGAAACAAGCACTTCCAACAAGCCATGAGCAATTATGGCGAGGTTGTCAAGTCCTTTAGAACCCGATATACGGACCCCAACCACAGCGTGCGACTTACGGATTTCGCCACCTGTCTTTTACTGTCACTGTTCGAG ATGATGGATTCTCAACATCACAACTGGGCTATCCATCTTAAAGGAGCCCGAGAAATTTACCGAATACTTTTCACCCCTAATGACGACCCGGACAAAGAAGCCAAGCGCCTCGCTGAAATCAATCACCCACTTCGACCCTTCCTCGTATCGCTGCTCTCATACTTAGACGTTGCAGGTGCCTGTGCCACCAGTGAGGGAACCGTGGTGGAAGGCAGCTATTGGACAACACACGGAGGTGGCTGGGAGTACAATCTGGGTACACCAAGCCTGTCGACCGAACAACCTGCTTATAGTCACCATCTTGTTGAATTGCGCCAATGTTGGTCCGCTATGATGGAGATTCAAGCAGCCATCAGTGCCTTTGGAAAAGCGAAACAAGATGGTCTGATGCCGTTCGAACAACAAGACTTGGTTTATCACGAGCTATTACAGCGGCTGGTACAATGGCGTCTGAACGCACCACAGGCACTGCAGATGTTAGGCGAACTAGATGATGAGAGCTTGCGACAATATCCATACCCCGATGTCCTTGAGTATGCCGGGTGTATCGAAGCATATGAAAAGGCCACCAACATATTCCTACATCGGGTTGGAGCAGCAGGCCGTCCTGATATACAGCCCCAAAGGGCGCTGTTAGACATGCTTGCTACGCGAATCTTGGCGTTGATCGGAAAGCTCGCAAAGGATGTGGGTCAGTTGGCGGTACTATGGCCACTCTTTACAGCTGGCCGAGAGTCACGGAACGAGAGCGAGCAGAAATTTGTGCGGCAGACCATGACTGATCTCCAGCGGTTCGGGTTTAAG AATGTTGATAAGGCCCTCGAGGAACTGGAACAAGCGTGGTTCAAGCAGCGAGCTTTCCCAGAAGGTTGGATTGACACTATGGACGATATACGCTCCTCAATCCTCCTCCCTTGA